TGTGGCGGACCCGAGCCGCTTCAGCTCATCGAACCGGGGGCCTTGCGCTCCATCAGGTCATAGGCCTTTTCGTACCACTCGCTGCCCGGATAGTTCGCGCCCAGCACGGCCGCGCTCTTCTTCGCTTCCTCGGGAATACCCATCGCGAGATAGGTCTCGGTCAGGCGATACAGCGCCTCTGCCGTGTGGCTGGTGGTCTGGTATTCGTCCACCACCTTGCGGAACCGCAGCGTGGCTGCCAGCCACTTGCCGGTCTTCTCGTAAAAGCGACCGACGGTCATTTCCTTGCCCGCAAGGTGATCGTTGACAAGGTCCAGCTTCAGCTGAGCATCGGCGGCATAGTCGGTTTCGGGATAGCGGCGCACAACGTCGGTCAGCGCGGTCTTGGCAAGGCGCGTCGTCGCCTGATCGCGTTCCACGTCGCTGATCTGTTCGTAGTACGAAAGTGCGATCAGATAGCTGGCATAGGGCGCATCCTTGTTGCCGGGGTGGATCGACAGGAAGCGCTGCGCCGCGCTGACCGCCTGTCCGTAATCCTTGGCGACGTAGTATGAAAACGCGCTCATCAACTGGGCGCGGCGGGCCCACGGCGAATAGGGGTGCTGACGCTCCACCTCGTCAAACAGGGCGGCGGCGAGTTTCACCTGACCGCGATCGAGCCAGTCTTTCGCCGCGAAGTACAGCGATTCCACGTCGCGCGCGACATAGGCGGTATCGTCGGGGCGGCCACTGCCGCCCGCGCACCCGCCCAGCACCGTCATGCTGCCCGCCGCCAGTGCCAGCGCGCCGATGCGCGCAGCCCGATAAAGGGCAGTTCCAGACGAAAGGCGAAGCGGCAGGGCCGAGCGGATTTGCGCAGTCATGCGCCGCCTATAGCCGCGCCTGCCGTGAACGCCAAGTGAAGCGTGCCGCCCTTTCCACGCGTCCGTCATCGGGCCTTGCCACAAACGAAACGGAGCGGCTCCGCGTGGAAGCCGCTCCGCCCTTCGGGTGAAGCGCCGGTGGGGTTAAGTCCCCCGCCGGAATTTCAATTCGCTTTACAGCGACATCGAACCTTCCAGCTCGGCCGTCTTGATGCGGGCCAGCGCCAGGTTCGATTTGCTCTTGTCGAGCACGAGGTAGATGAACACCGCCGGGCGCTGCGCCATCGGGCGGATGATGTGGTACTGCGACGAGAGTGTGATCAGGATGTCGTCGATCGCGTCCTTGGTCAGGCCCAGCGCCTTCATCGTCTTCAGCTTGGCGCGAACCACTTCGGTGTTGCCGGCGCCGGCGACGTCAAGGTCAAGCCCGCCGCCTTCCTTGCCAAGGACCATGCCCGAATCGGAATCGACGACCGCAGCGGCCTTTGCGCCGTCAATGGTCAGGAGTTCGCTGAGGGTATCTTGAATGCTAGCCATTTTCTCTCGTTCCTTGTTTTAAAGCGGTTGATAC
The sequence above is a segment of the Croceicoccus naphthovorans genome. Coding sequences within it:
- a CDS encoding outer membrane protein assembly factor BamD, producing MTAQIRSALPLRLSSGTALYRAARIGALALAAGSMTVLGGCAGGSGRPDDTAYVARDVESLYFAAKDWLDRGQVKLAAALFDEVERQHPYSPWARRAQLMSAFSYYVAKDYGQAVSAAQRFLSIHPGNKDAPYASYLIALSYYEQISDVERDQATTRLAKTALTDVVRRYPETDYAADAQLKLDLVNDHLAGKEMTVGRFYEKTGKWLAATLRFRKVVDEYQTTSHTAEALYRLTETYLAMGIPEEAKKSAAVLGANYPGSEWYEKAYDLMERKAPGSMS